CGGAGAGGGTGAATGGAAAGATAGTGGTTCAAAGATGATTCATGCAGCACCTTATACTAAGAGTAAAGTAGTGAATAAAAATATAGGATTTAATGGTGGTGTTAATGTATATAGGGGATTAGTACGAGTAAATAAGGGTGCAGTAGGATCTAAAGCATTTGTCAAATGTGATTCTTTGATGCTTGATGATAAGACCAAAGCCTATACATATCCCCATAATCAAGTGTTAGAAGAAGACGCAGATGTGGGACACGAAGCCCATACGTTTAGAATGAATGAGGATCAACTCTTTTACCTTATGACTAGAGGTATAGACGAAAAAGAAGCTACTTCAATGTTAGTATTAGGATTCATAGATGAGATAATGAAAGAGTTACCATTTGAATACGCCACAATGTTAAATAAGGTTATAAAGCTGGAGTTAGATAAGCTAGGTGCAGTGGCTTAAATTGGGAGTAGTCGATATTCAAGCAGCTAAGAAATTAATTTCCGAGAATTTCACTCAAGATAGAGCGGAGCGAGAAAAAGCATTTTCTTTATATGTTTCTAAACCTTATCAAATAATACATGATTCTCCAACTATAAAACATTATACTGAATGGAATCTGTACGATTCATTAAACCTTAACAGTATTTCCAAACAGGAGGTAACATATAGTGAGAGCGTAAGAGACAATGCAGTTGAAATTGATAATGATAGCATTATTGTGAAAAAGGGAGGGGTGTTAATAGATGACTCAATAAAGGATGATGTAACAAGTAGTGATGAGCATAAATTAGTATCGTTAGCCTTCTCTCTTTCTAGACGAATAGTAATAGATAGTGAGGGCGAATACTATATTAGGCATGTTATCAATAGAAATATGCATTTCTCTCCATCACATGTTATAGTAAATGTGCCTAAAAATAAACAAATTAAGTTGGTTTATGAAATATCAAATTTAGGGGAAAATTCGCTTGTGAGTCCCATTATTTCTATAAACGTGGAGGAAGGTTCGTCCTTAGATTTCCAATTTATAAGTCTTTCCGGAGATAATAGCTTACTTTTCTCTTATATTAAGGCCAATATAAAGGGTACAATGCGATCTTCATTATTTGTTAATGGTAATAAGATGGGCCATGTACAGTTTAATACGAGACTAGAAGAAAACAGTGTAAGTGAATTCTCTTCAAGGGCGTTTGGAGTACATAATAACAAAATTGACGTAGTAAATAATATAATTCATTTAGGTGGAAAAAGTACTAGTAATGGTTTTATGAAAGCTATTTCTAATGATCAAGCATTTACTGTAGTACGAGGTGTAGCTACCATAGATGAGATTGCAACCAATTCCTCTACTTCAATAATTGGTAGGTCGTTAGTCTTAGGTAAAGAGGCCAAGGCAGTAGTCTCTCCCATGCTTGAAGTAAAAACTGGAAGAGTACTTATGGCTAAGCACTCTGCGGCAATAAGTAGGATAGATGAAAATCAGATATTTTATTTGCAAACAAGAGGACTAAGCAGAAAAGAGGCTGAAGGAATAATAGTAAGAGGATTCATAATTGAAGAACAAGATCCTGAAACTCTTAAGAGTCGTATAGAAGATATTTTGAAATCGTTAGGATATTAGTTTCGATGAACTCCCCCTCTGTCTGCTTATAATTGAAAATTTCTTATAATATACTACCTATTCTTAACTTACTAATGAGGACAAATGGTAAGAGTAATAACTTTTAAGGCAGAAGAAGATCTCTTGATACGGCTAGATTTATTTGCGTTAAACAAACGAATGAGCAGAAGCGAAGTAATTAGGAAAGCTATAGAAAAATATTTAGACGAAGCCGCCGGCGGGATTTGAACCCGCGACCGCCGGCTTTCCCGGCAATAACTTACAAGGCCGGCGCTCTAACCAGGCTGAGCTACGGCGGCATCAAGAAAATTATCACATAAATAACATTTAAAGCTTATTGTCGTTGTTGATCCCATGTCTTTTTAATATAATTTGAAATTTCCAAAATAATTAGGAAACATTTATTATATAAATGACTAATGCAGGTTAAAATTAAATCATGTAATTGAGCTAAGAGACCTATACTTTTGGAATCAGAACCTATCTTACTCTACGATAATAAACTTTTAAGTGATGATATATTATTTAAACATAGCCGGGTAGTCTAGTGGTCAAGGATCCAGGGCTCTGGCCCCTGGGACCAGGGTTCGAATCCCTGCCCGGCTACCTTATATTCAATACTTGCCCTGCTATGATCGATTTTCTCAGCTAAATGACTTACTTTAGGTTTATGGTATACGGGATCTCTCCTAAATTATTATATCAATGAAGGTAGTTTGTGGATTTTCTGAAAATTGAGGCTATTCTCTGTATCAGGACTATTCATAGAATTATCGTCTAGTTTTCAAATGATACACACACTACAATGAAGGTATAGATTATGAGTTATTGTCTTAACATTTACTTTTTTCTTTAAATTTCTATTTTTAACGAAAATGGTGTAGTATCTTTTTGGGATTCTATTAGGTAATACCACATTCGATATAGTTAAAAGGTTAAAACTAAGTAAGTCATAATAATCTATGAAAGCGATGGAGCAGATATTATACTCTACATCTTTAAGGAAGATTAAAGTAGTTAAGAGGGATGGCAGGTCTGACGAATTTAGGTTAGAGAAGATAATTTCTAAATTATCTTCAATACCGGATGAAGTAGTGGATGGTATAGCAAATGATATACGAGCTAACGTTAAAGACAATGCAATAGATACTAGAACAATAGCTGATATCGTAGAGAGAAATTTGATAGAGAATTCGTTAAAGTACCCCTTTTTAATGGATCTAGCTAAACGCTATGTTTTAGCAAGGATTTACAACCATGTTTACGGTAAGGGAAAGTGGCAGGATTTTGATCCTAAGGATCTATTGCTTTCATACAACGCGTTAAAAGTATTAGAGGCTAGATATTTACTAAAGGATCCCAACACGTTAAGATATATTGAAACGCCACAGATGTTATTTAGGAGGGTATCTAGATTCTTAGCTTCTGTTGAGAGAAAGTATGGTAAGTCTGAGGATGAAGTAAAATATCTAGAAGAAAAGTTTTACGAGATGATAAGTAATCTTAAGTTTATGCCTAATTCACCAACTTTGATGAATAGTGAAACTAGATTAGGTATTCTCTCTGCGTGCTTTGTCATTCCAGTTAAGGATGCTATGACTACACCAGAAGGAGATGGGATATATGATGCATTAAGAGCTACTGCATTAGTTCATCAACAAGGTGGAGGAACTGGATTTGATTTCTCAGAGTTAAGGCCTAAAGGTGATGTTGTTGCTTCGACTGCTGGTGTTGCCTCTGGACCAGTCTCATTTATGAAAGTGTTTGACGCATCTACTGACGTTATAAAACAAGGTGGCAAGAGGAGAGGAGCTAATATGGGAGTAATGCATGTATGGCATGCCGATATTGAGGATTTTATAAGAGCAAAGACAGGTCAGTTAAAGGACGTTCAGTTACAGAATTTCAATATCTCTGTTGGTGCTTATGATTACTTTATGGAGGCAGTAGAGAAAGGAGAAAGTGTTCCATTAATTAACCCTAGAAAGACCAAGATATCTGGAACTGATCATGAATACTATATTTCAAAGGCTAGGGGTTATATGAATGAGGAATGGATTCAAGAGGTAATTTTGTCAGAATTGGAAGAAAAAGGTGGCGTAGTTCCATTAGATGAGAGTAAAATTATAACAGTAGATGAAGCATTGGTGATAGCATCAAAGGAGGGTGCAATTGTCAAATATATAAATGCCAGATCACTATTTAATGAGATTGTAAAAGGTGCTTGGGATAGTGGTGATCCGGGTCTTCTCTTCATCGATACGATAAATAGGAGA
The nucleotide sequence above comes from Sulfolobus tengchongensis. Encoded proteins:
- a CDS encoding SufD family Fe-S cluster assembly protein translates to MQWLKLGVVDIQAAKKLISENFTQDRAEREKAFSLYVSKPYQIIHDSPTIKHYTEWNLYDSLNLNSISKQEVTYSESVRDNAVEIDNDSIIVKKGGVLIDDSIKDDVTSSDEHKLVSLAFSLSRRIVIDSEGEYYIRHVINRNMHFSPSHVIVNVPKNKQIKLVYEISNLGENSLVSPIISINVEEGSSLDFQFISLSGDNSLLFSYIKANIKGTMRSSLFVNGNKMGHVQFNTRLEENSVSEFSSRAFGVHNNKIDVVNNIIHLGGKSTSNGFMKAISNDQAFTVVRGVATIDEIATNSSTSIIGRSLVLGKEAKAVVSPMLEVKTGRVLMAKHSAAISRIDENQIFYLQTRGLSRKEAEGIIVRGFIIEEQDPETLKSRIEDILKSLGY
- a CDS encoding ribbon-helix-helix protein, CopG family; the encoded protein is MVRVITFKAEEDLLIRLDLFALNKRMSRSEVIRKAIEKYLDEAAGGI
- a CDS encoding adenosylcobalamin-dependent ribonucleoside-diphosphate reductase, which translates into the protein MEQILYSTSLRKIKVVKRDGRSDEFRLEKIISKLSSIPDEVVDGIANDIRANVKDNAIDTRTIADIVERNLIENSLKYPFLMDLAKRYVLARIYNHVYGKGKWQDFDPKDLLLSYNALKVLEARYLLKDPNTLRYIETPQMLFRRVSRFLASVERKYGKSEDEVKYLEEKFYEMISNLKFMPNSPTLMNSETRLGILSACFVIPVKDAMTTPEGDGIYDALRATALVHQQGGGTGFDFSELRPKGDVVASTAGVASGPVSFMKVFDASTDVIKQGGKRRGANMGVMHVWHADIEDFIRAKTGQLKDVQLQNFNISVGAYDYFMEAVEKGESVPLINPRKTKISGTDHEYYISKARGYMNEEWIQEVILSELEEKGGVVPLDESKIITVDEALVIASKEGAIVKYINARSLFNEIVKGAWDSGDPGLLFIDTINRRHPVWYLGKINATNPCGEEPLLPWESCNLGSINLEKFVIEKDGKPTIDWDGLAEVIQYAVRFLDNVIDANRYPLKQIEEATKRTRKVGLGVMGLARMLIKLGIPYDSVDAVYLSYQLAKFIFYHAYKASIEIAKEKGSFPAYDSKLYRDIWESAMSFDSILQISGIVGSEPSDYVRKLSSVVDKLDFDELKSKRLKYGLRNSTVVSIAPTGTISIIAGTSSSIEPLFALAFVRNVAVGKFIEIDPLFLEYLRKYELDDPEVIQKIAETGIIGENIFMPKSLRKLFRTAHEVSPIYHVLHQAVWQQWNDSGTSKTINLRSEEPPETVEKVYLLAWKLGIKGITVYRDKSKQQQVIYFGVKKEREEYEKKKEEEVKKTQLLPSSLRMEKKFVEVSETYAGGCKTCEL